The Flavobacterium marginilacus genome window below encodes:
- a CDS encoding carbohydrate-binding protein, which translates to MNMTEGIKKSLATVNPYVKSEAETMAWSKDVKAMQNNEVGVFITAMKNDAFTKVKDVDFRKDGASKFTARLGTTHNSDVSMEVRLDGVDGELIGTIKVPMTGGNDRWALVTTDIQKVTGIHDVYFVFKGKASSKIMFFDYWMFSK; encoded by the coding sequence ATGAATATGACCGAAGGAATTAAAAAAAGCTTGGCCACTGTCAATCCTTACGTTAAGTCAGAAGCAGAAACTATGGCTTGGTCAAAAGATGTAAAAGCGATGCAGAATAATGAGGTTGGTGTTTTTATAACTGCCATGAAAAATGATGCTTTTACAAAAGTTAAAGATGTCGATTTCCGAAAAGATGGGGCTTCAAAATTTACCGCAAGGCTGGGTACAACTCACAACAGTGATGTATCTATGGAAGTAAGGTTAGACGGTGTGGATGGTGAATTAATTGGAACTATAAAAGTTCCAATGACAGGAGGAAACGATAGATGGGCATTAGTGACTACAGACATTCAGAAAGTCACAGGAATACATGATGTTTATTTTGTGTTTAAAGGAAAAGCTTCCAGCAAAATCATGTTTTTTGATTATTGGATGTTTTCTAAATAA